Proteins from a genomic interval of Salinarchaeum sp. Harcht-Bsk1:
- a CDS encoding type IV pilin, with the protein MADSEGLSREQFRLLLLVAIGIGAVLLLAIIGVTAASVVWGTGGGGGAPTAAFEVQTIDRSDGVAANVSHAGGDAVNPESIVVEVNGEPRGTWTELGGQGPDIVARGHQLVLDDVAPGDSIAVVWTGDDERVELGRGTIRPG; encoded by the coding sequence ATGGCAGACTCCGAAGGGCTCTCCCGGGAGCAGTTCCGGTTGCTGCTCTTGGTCGCGATCGGCATCGGTGCAGTCCTCCTGCTCGCGATCATCGGCGTCACTGCGGCCTCTGTCGTCTGGGGAACTGGCGGCGGTGGCGGGGCGCCGACCGCGGCGTTCGAGGTCCAGACGATCGACCGATCCGACGGCGTCGCCGCCAACGTCTCACACGCCGGGGGCGACGCGGTGAATCCCGAATCGATCGTCGTCGAGGTCAACGGGGAGCCCCGCGGAACGTGGACGGAACTCGGCGGCCAGGGGCCGGACATCGTCGCTCGGGGGCACCAACTGGTGCTGGACGACGTGGCTCCCGGCGACTCCATTGCCGTCGTCTGGACCGGCGACGACGAACGGGTGGAACTCGGTCGGGGGACGATCCGTCCTGGGTAG
- a CDS encoding phosphomannomutase has product MDEISFGTDGWRAHSDLVTPERLHAIAQSVVDLLAEDGLDGEQIVIGYDARDGARERAEEIARVLAAGGHDVLLADRDCPTPAVALAIVQRDAAGGFVVTASHNPPEYSGVKFIPHDGAPALPAVTERIEAGLREPEPSNEGAQGEIREVDLIESQIGAVLDLLAPDLDGLTVAYDAIHGSGRGVTDDALERAGADVFRLRCTRDPTFGGGEPNPEPEMLEELAEMVEAGEVDLGIANDGDADRVAIVTEAGFLDANELLAALYEFLLQSDTGPAVRTVSTSSLIDRIAEDHDEAIAETPVGFKWVAQAMAEDDALIGGEESGGLSIRGHVREKDGTLAAVLAAAAHAEEPLQDRIERLRSAYGNLRQDRVSVVCPDDRKEPVMAALEDELPDAVAGAAVESVNPADGVKCMLADGTWVLVRPSGTEPKLRIYAEAESDDRIDGLLAAGREIVEPLV; this is encoded by the coding sequence ATGGACGAAATCTCGTTCGGGACCGACGGGTGGCGTGCCCATTCCGACCTCGTGACGCCCGAGCGACTCCACGCCATCGCCCAGTCGGTGGTGGACCTGCTGGCCGAGGACGGACTCGACGGCGAGCAGATCGTGATCGGGTACGACGCCCGGGACGGTGCTCGCGAGCGAGCCGAGGAGATCGCTCGCGTGCTCGCGGCCGGTGGGCACGACGTGTTGCTCGCGGACCGGGACTGCCCAACGCCAGCGGTCGCGCTCGCCATCGTCCAGCGCGACGCTGCCGGCGGGTTCGTCGTGACGGCCTCGCACAACCCGCCGGAGTACAGCGGCGTGAAGTTCATCCCGCACGACGGCGCTCCGGCGCTGCCGGCCGTCACCGAGCGGATCGAAGCCGGGCTTCGCGAGCCCGAACCTTCGAACGAGGGCGCACAGGGCGAGATCCGCGAGGTGGACCTGATCGAGTCCCAGATCGGCGCGGTGCTCGACCTCCTCGCGCCCGACCTCGACGGTCTGACGGTCGCCTACGACGCGATTCACGGGAGCGGTCGCGGCGTGACCGACGACGCGCTCGAACGCGCCGGGGCGGACGTCTTCCGCCTGCGCTGTACCCGGGATCCGACCTTCGGTGGCGGGGAGCCCAATCCCGAACCGGAGATGCTCGAGGAACTGGCCGAGATGGTCGAAGCCGGGGAGGTCGACCTCGGAATTGCCAACGACGGCGACGCCGACCGCGTCGCGATCGTGACCGAGGCCGGCTTCCTCGACGCCAACGAGTTGCTCGCGGCGCTCTACGAGTTCCTCCTGCAGTCCGATACGGGACCGGCGGTCCGGACGGTCTCGACGTCGAGCCTGATCGATCGGATCGCCGAGGACCACGACGAGGCGATCGCCGAGACGCCGGTCGGATTCAAGTGGGTCGCGCAGGCGATGGCAGAGGACGATGCGCTGATCGGCGGCGAGGAGAGCGGCGGGCTCTCGATTCGTGGGCACGTCCGGGAGAAGGACGGCACGCTCGCGGCAGTGCTCGCGGCGGCGGCACACGCCGAGGAGCCGCTGCAGGATCGGATCGAGCGGCTTCGATCTGCCTACGGCAACCTCCGGCAGGACCGCGTGAGCGTCGTCTGCCCCGACGACCGGAAGGAGCCGGTGATGGCGGCGCTCGAAGACGAACTGCCCGACGCCGTCGCTGGCGCTGCAGTCGAGTCGGTCAATCCTGCCGACGGCGTGAAGTGCATGCTCGCCGACGGCACCTGGGTGCTCGTCCGGCCGAGCGGGACGGAACCGAAGCTCCGGATCTACGCGGAAGCGGAGTCCGACGACCGCATCGACGGGTTGCTCGCGGCGGGCCGCGAAATCGTCGAACCGCTGGTTTGA
- the mre11 gene encoding DNA double-strand break repair protein Mre11, whose protein sequence is MTRVLHTGDTHVGYQQYHDPRRRRDFLRGFESVVEDAIADDVDAVVHAGDLFHDRRPDLQDLQGVVAALRELRAAGIPFLAIVGNHEAKRSGQWLDLFADLDLAERLDDEPRVVGEEGDDLALYGLDHVPESERDELGYEFDGHDAARSALVAHGLFGPFDPAEWDTEHVLDAATVDFDAMLLGDNHIPGKQQVGDTWVTYPGSTERASASERADRGYNVVTVDDGGLRITRRTLETREFVFVDVELADGEGAEVVRERVREHDHEDAVTIVTVEGEGEPIAPGPIEELASEQGAIVARVNDRRDVETAEDDDLEVSFADPDEAVRQRVREMGLSSAARDLDRVVRDGSIADSNVRGSARRRVAEHREAGLEAFEPVPEEDRPTSPVAEDGDESGSESVDDGAASESDTAPSAADTATQDVDSGRSSADPGTSTADPDMLADDPDTTDGPSTSSDDAGTTDDPGASPDGTSESSDDAPAEKESQASMEEYL, encoded by the coding sequence GTGACCAGAGTCCTCCACACCGGGGACACCCACGTCGGCTACCAGCAGTACCACGATCCCCGCCGCCGTCGGGACTTCCTCCGGGGCTTCGAGTCGGTCGTCGAGGACGCCATCGCCGACGACGTCGACGCCGTCGTCCACGCGGGCGACCTCTTCCACGACCGGCGGCCCGACCTCCAGGACCTCCAGGGCGTCGTCGCCGCACTCCGCGAACTGCGCGCCGCCGGGATTCCGTTTCTCGCGATCGTCGGCAACCACGAGGCAAAGCGCTCGGGACAGTGGCTCGACCTCTTCGCTGATCTCGATCTCGCCGAGCGCCTCGACGACGAGCCCCGCGTCGTCGGCGAGGAGGGCGACGACCTCGCGCTCTACGGCCTCGATCACGTGCCCGAGAGCGAACGCGACGAGCTGGGGTACGAGTTCGACGGCCACGACGCGGCACGATCGGCACTCGTCGCTCACGGCCTTTTCGGCCCGTTCGACCCCGCGGAGTGGGACACCGAGCACGTCCTCGACGCGGCGACGGTCGACTTCGACGCCATGCTGCTCGGGGACAACCACATTCCCGGAAAGCAGCAGGTCGGCGACACCTGGGTGACCTATCCCGGGTCGACGGAGCGGGCGAGCGCGAGCGAGCGGGCAGATCGGGGCTACAACGTCGTCACGGTCGACGACGGCGGCCTCCGGATCACTCGCCGAACGCTCGAGACGCGGGAGTTCGTCTTCGTCGACGTGGAACTCGCCGACGGCGAGGGTGCCGAGGTCGTCCGCGAGCGCGTTCGCGAGCACGACCACGAGGACGCCGTGACGATCGTCACCGTCGAGGGCGAGGGCGAACCGATCGCACCTGGCCCGATCGAGGAACTCGCCAGCGAGCAGGGCGCGATCGTCGCCCGAGTGAACGATCGCAGGGACGTCGAGACCGCCGAGGACGACGACCTCGAGGTCTCCTTCGCGGATCCCGACGAGGCCGTCCGCCAGCGTGTCCGCGAGATGGGGTTGAGTTCCGCGGCGCGCGATCTGGATCGAGTCGTTCGCGACGGCTCCATCGCAGACTCGAACGTCCGCGGGTCCGCACGACGACGCGTTGCCGAGCACCGCGAGGCGGGGCTGGAAGCGTTCGAACCAGTGCCAGAGGAGGATCGGCCCACATCGCCCGTCGCCGAGGACGGTGACGAATCCGGGTCGGAATCAGTCGACGACGGGGCTGCTTCCGAGTCGGATACGGCCCCATCGGCTGCCGATACCGCGACGCAGGACGTCGATTCCGGTCGATCGAGTGCGGATCCCGGGACGTCCACGGCTGATCCCGATATGCTCGCGGACGATCCCGACACCACGGACGGGCCCAGCACGTCGTCGGACGATGCCGGCACAACAGACGATCCCGGCGCCTCGCCTGACGGAACCAGCGAATCGAGCGACGACGCCCCCGCGGAGAAGGAGAGTCAGGCATCTATGGAGGAGTACCTGTGA
- a CDS encoding DNA topoisomerase IV subunit A, with the protein MTADTRLNEEEAREQLIDLAADIYDQMNAGEIPNMTIPTRTKSNIEYSEEEDVWVYGDRTSTRSANSVRGARKLLKAVYTVDFLADQLDQDRSSTLRELYYLSESWDNDEAQFNDQDESNQLVEDLEIVTEVTREDFHMRPEESGAKVMGPLHLREQTNRGDREIHCQLDVGQGGYQIPNNPDTIEFLDHDAEFVMCVETGGMRDRLVENGFDEEYNAIVVHLGGQPARATRRLTKRLHDELDLPVVVFTDGDPWSYRIYGSVAYGSIKSAHLSEYLATPEAEFIGIQPEDIVEYDLPTDPLSDSDVNALESELEDPRFQTDYWREQIELQLDIEKKSEQQALASHGLDFVTETYLPERLEEMGHL; encoded by the coding sequence ATGACAGCCGACACCCGACTCAACGAGGAAGAGGCCCGCGAGCAGCTGATCGACCTCGCCGCGGACATCTACGACCAGATGAACGCCGGCGAGATTCCGAACATGACGATCCCGACCCGGACGAAATCCAACATCGAGTACTCCGAGGAGGAGGACGTCTGGGTCTACGGTGACCGGACGTCGACCAGATCCGCAAACAGCGTCCGCGGGGCGCGGAAGCTCCTCAAGGCCGTCTACACCGTCGACTTCCTCGCCGACCAGCTCGACCAGGACCGCTCCTCGACGCTCCGGGAGCTGTACTACCTCTCCGAATCCTGGGACAACGACGAGGCGCAGTTCAACGATCAGGACGAGTCGAACCAGCTCGTCGAGGACCTGGAGATCGTCACCGAGGTCACCCGCGAGGACTTCCACATGCGGCCCGAGGAGTCCGGCGCGAAGGTGATGGGACCGCTGCACCTCCGCGAACAGACGAACCGCGGCGACCGCGAGATCCACTGCCAGCTCGACGTCGGTCAGGGCGGCTACCAGATCCCGAACAACCCTGACACGATCGAGTTCCTGGATCACGACGCCGAGTTCGTCATGTGCGTCGAGACCGGCGGCATGCGGGACCGCCTCGTCGAGAACGGTTTCGACGAGGAGTACAACGCGATCGTCGTCCACCTCGGCGGCCAGCCGGCGCGAGCGACCCGCCGACTCACGAAGCGCCTCCACGACGAACTCGATCTGCCGGTCGTCGTGTTCACTGACGGTGACCCCTGGTCCTACCGGATCTACGGCTCGGTCGCGTACGGATCGATCAAGTCCGCCCACCTCTCGGAGTACCTCGCGACGCCGGAGGCGGAGTTCATCGGCATCCAGCCCGAGGATATCGTGGAGTACGACCTGCCGACGGACCCGCTCTCGGATTCGGACGTCAACGCCCTCGAGAGCGAACTCGAGGACCCGCGCTTCCAGACCGACTACTGGCGCGAACAGATCGAGCTCCAGCTCGACATCGAGAAGAAGTCCGAACAGCAGGCGTTGGCTTCCCACGGGCTCGACTTCGTGACCGAGACCTACCTCCCCGAGCGCCTCGAGGAGATGGGCCATCTCTGA
- a CDS encoding ScpA family protein, with protein MTDGTPGEAAQSAEDESDDVPLDIAGHEERTPPGADEDEPDAIDEEDVAANGGAATLETGTPNASAGPVEAEDLIADDLAEEAGIGDTGDGEDDADSVDADDDDEEVEPIELLVQLAKDGEIDPWDVDVVDVTEEFLAALEEGSLRESGRALFYASVLVRMKSDVLLEPDAAEEQAEDPWDAPMESPEDAPPAFDPIDSLEAEMDRRLQRKHVRGTPETLDELVRELREAERGSWWKEGREYDTSGSPAGFDRGTQTVDYHMNDDRRMEGEPTAAEVTERTHGEDIEEIIDTVRAELTEHYDAGRPEVLFREVEDSGGSRVHTFLAILFLANRSEVRLQQDELFGDLWIQDPTADLGVEGAVAD; from the coding sequence ATGACTGACGGGACTCCCGGGGAGGCGGCGCAGTCGGCCGAGGACGAGTCCGACGACGTTCCGCTGGACATCGCCGGTCACGAGGAGCGGACGCCGCCCGGAGCGGACGAAGACGAACCCGACGCGATCGACGAGGAGGACGTTGCGGCCAACGGCGGTGCTGCGACGCTGGAGACCGGCACGCCGAACGCATCGGCTGGGCCCGTCGAGGCAGAGGACCTCATCGCCGACGACCTGGCTGAGGAGGCGGGTATCGGCGATACCGGAGACGGCGAGGACGACGCCGACAGCGTCGACGCGGACGACGATGACGAGGAAGTCGAGCCGATCGAACTCCTCGTCCAGCTGGCGAAGGACGGGGAGATCGATCCGTGGGACGTCGACGTCGTCGACGTGACCGAGGAGTTCCTCGCCGCGCTCGAGGAGGGCAGTCTCCGCGAGTCCGGCCGGGCCTTGTTCTACGCCTCCGTGCTGGTGCGGATGAAGAGCGACGTCCTGCTCGAACCCGACGCGGCCGAGGAGCAGGCCGAGGACCCCTGGGACGCTCCGATGGAATCGCCAGAGGACGCACCGCCGGCGTTCGACCCGATCGACTCGCTCGAAGCGGAGATGGACCGTCGGCTCCAGCGCAAGCACGTCCGTGGCACCCCGGAGACGCTCGACGAACTCGTCAGAGAACTCCGGGAGGCCGAGCGCGGGTCCTGGTGGAAGGAGGGCCGCGAGTACGACACCAGTGGCTCGCCGGCGGGCTTCGACCGCGGCACCCAGACGGTCGACTACCACATGAACGACGACCGCCGCATGGAAGGCGAGCCGACTGCGGCGGAGGTGACGGAGCGGACGCACGGCGAAGACATCGAGGAGATTATCGACACCGTCCGGGCCGAACTCACCGAGCACTACGACGCCGGGCGGCCGGAGGTGCTCTTCCGGGAAGTCGAGGATTCGGGGGGATCGCGCGTCCACACCTTCCTCGCCATCCTCTTCCTCGCGAATCGAAGCGAGGTCAGACTTCAGCAAGACGAACTGTTCGGCGACCTCTGGATTCAGGATCCCACGGCGGACCTCGGCGTCGAAGGTGCGGTGGCGGACTGA
- the smc gene encoding chromosome segregation protein SMC, producing MHIQEIVLENFKSFGRKTRIPLYEDFTTISGPNGSGKSNIIDAVLFSLGLARTRGIRARKLTDLIYNPGHEAGADSPGPKEATVEVVLDNGDGKLSRAQVVNAAGTEKVGDVEQIRIRRRVKETEDNYYSYYYLNDRSVNLSDIQDLLAQAGVTPEGYNVVMQGDVTGIINMTSGERREIIDEIAGVAEFDAKKADALEELEVVQERIDEAELRIEEKQERLDQLADERETALEYRDLREEKKEYEGYLKAAELEEKREEREELADEIEAGEADLEELKSDLDERQGRVTRLQEDLEDLNAEIERKGEDEQMELKREVDAIQNSIARLEDKIELAEERIEEAEARRKDAFVKLDRKNEEIDELERQIRETKVEQSSVKSELEERQEALEDVEAKIDAVDTEFEALKDELQTHKQDREELRSEKNELQREQDRLLDQARRRSSEIDEAKAERESLEEQLPELEAERDDLESELRKAEANRENIAEVVDDLQAEKREQQEELDALDDEIQAKQQEYAQLEAQAGDNGDSSYGRAVSTILNADKPGVHGTVAQLGSVEDRYATACETAAGGRLANVVVNDDGVGEECIEYLKAQNAGRATFLPLTEMDKRGLPSAPDDPGVVDFAYNLVDFGGEYEGIFSYVLGDTLVVEDMETARHYMGRFRMVTLDGDLVEKSGAMTGGSTSGSRYSFTKTGKGKLERVAEEINDLQERRSELKSEIRDLEERIDSARDRRSDATEEVQSLQADVDRVEDEMADVREEIEAQEERVAELEDQREAVDQEMNELEESIDEVDGQIADLDEEIEEIESELADSEVPELTAEAEEIEGEIADLEDRMDALDARRNEYELEKGYAEDAIDDLNDEIEQAQATKADQQDEIAEFEDQIEEHEAELEETRKEILALEEELSDLKEDRTELRDTLQEAVDARDELKSELQAARTELDEQRERASTLDAEIEELEAEVDAYDPEDVPDHDEVRRRIGELESEMASLEPVNMKAIEDYDAVEADLEDLQERKDTLVEEREGITDRIESYESQKKDAFMEAFEAIDGHFQRIFERLSNGTGELVLEDEEDPFEGGMTMKAEPADKPVARLEAMSGGEKSLTALSFIFAIQRFDPAPFYALDEIDAFLDAANAERVGEMVDELAGDAQFVVVSHRSAMLERSERAIGVTMQDDNVSAVTGIDLANEGVPADD from the coding sequence ATGCACATCCAGGAAATCGTCCTCGAGAACTTCAAGAGCTTCGGACGGAAGACCCGTATCCCGCTCTACGAGGACTTCACGACCATCTCCGGGCCCAACGGATCTGGCAAATCCAACATTATCGACGCCGTTCTCTTCTCGCTCGGCCTCGCACGGACCAGAGGTATCCGTGCCCGGAAACTGACGGATCTCATCTATAATCCGGGCCACGAGGCAGGTGCTGACTCCCCCGGCCCGAAGGAGGCCACCGTCGAGGTCGTTCTCGACAACGGCGACGGCAAGCTCTCCAGGGCGCAGGTCGTCAACGCCGCCGGGACGGAGAAAGTCGGCGACGTCGAGCAGATCCGTATTCGCCGACGCGTCAAGGAAACCGAGGACAACTACTACTCGTACTACTACCTCAACGACCGTTCGGTCAACCTCTCGGACATCCAGGACCTGCTCGCCCAGGCCGGCGTCACCCCGGAGGGGTACAACGTCGTGATGCAGGGCGACGTTACGGGGATCATCAACATGACGTCGGGCGAGCGCCGGGAGATCATCGACGAGATTGCCGGCGTCGCGGAGTTCGACGCGAAGAAGGCCGACGCCCTGGAGGAACTCGAGGTCGTCCAGGAGCGCATCGACGAAGCCGAACTCCGGATCGAGGAGAAGCAAGAACGCCTCGACCAGCTAGCCGACGAGCGTGAGACCGCCCTCGAGTATCGCGACCTCCGTGAGGAGAAGAAAGAGTACGAGGGCTACCTCAAGGCCGCCGAACTCGAGGAGAAGCGCGAGGAACGCGAGGAACTGGCGGACGAGATCGAGGCCGGCGAGGCCGACCTCGAGGAGCTGAAATCCGATCTCGACGAGCGCCAGGGGCGCGTCACGCGGCTGCAGGAGGATCTCGAGGATCTGAACGCCGAGATCGAGCGCAAGGGCGAGGACGAGCAGATGGAGCTCAAACGCGAGGTCGACGCGATCCAGAACTCCATCGCACGCCTCGAGGACAAGATCGAACTCGCGGAAGAACGGATCGAGGAGGCCGAGGCCCGCCGGAAGGACGCGTTCGTCAAACTCGACCGGAAGAACGAGGAGATCGACGAACTCGAACGCCAGATCCGCGAGACGAAGGTCGAGCAGTCCTCGGTCAAGTCGGAACTGGAGGAGCGCCAGGAGGCCCTCGAGGACGTCGAGGCGAAGATCGACGCCGTCGACACCGAGTTCGAGGCGCTGAAGGACGAGCTCCAGACCCACAAGCAGGACCGGGAGGAGCTCCGCAGCGAGAAGAACGAGCTCCAGCGCGAACAGGATCGACTCCTCGACCAGGCCCGTCGTCGCTCCAGCGAGATCGACGAGGCGAAGGCAGAGCGCGAATCCCTCGAGGAGCAGTTGCCCGAACTCGAAGCCGAGCGCGACGACCTCGAATCGGAGCTGCGCAAGGCCGAGGCCAACCGCGAGAACATCGCCGAGGTCGTCGACGACCTGCAGGCGGAGAAACGCGAGCAACAGGAGGAACTCGACGCTCTCGACGACGAGATCCAGGCGAAACAACAGGAGTACGCGCAGCTCGAGGCCCAGGCCGGTGACAACGGCGATTCCTCCTACGGCCGCGCAGTCTCCACGATCCTGAACGCCGACAAGCCGGGCGTCCACGGCACGGTCGCCCAGCTCGGTAGTGTCGAGGATCGGTACGCGACGGCCTGTGAGACCGCTGCAGGTGGCCGTCTCGCGAACGTCGTGGTCAACGACGACGGCGTCGGCGAGGAGTGCATCGAGTACCTGAAGGCCCAGAACGCGGGGCGCGCCACCTTCCTGCCGCTGACGGAGATGGACAAGCGTGGGCTGCCGAGCGCGCCCGACGACCCCGGCGTCGTCGACTTCGCGTACAACCTCGTCGACTTCGGCGGGGAGTACGAGGGGATCTTCTCCTACGTGCTCGGGGACACGCTCGTCGTCGAGGACATGGAGACGGCTCGCCACTACATGGGCCGGTTCCGGATGGTCACGCTCGACGGCGACCTCGTCGAGAAGTCCGGCGCGATGACCGGCGGTTCGACGAGTGGCTCCCGCTACTCCTTCACCAAGACCGGGAAGGGCAAACTCGAGCGAGTCGCCGAGGAGATCAACGACCTCCAGGAGCGCCGGAGCGAACTGAAATCCGAGATCCGCGACCTCGAGGAGCGCATCGACAGCGCCCGGGATCGCCGCTCCGACGCCACGGAGGAGGTCCAGTCGCTCCAGGCCGACGTCGACCGCGTCGAGGACGAGATGGCCGACGTTCGCGAGGAGATCGAGGCCCAGGAGGAGCGCGTCGCGGAGCTAGAGGACCAGCGCGAGGCCGTCGACCAGGAGATGAACGAACTGGAGGAGTCGATCGACGAGGTCGACGGCCAGATCGCCGACCTCGACGAAGAGATCGAGGAGATCGAGAGCGAACTGGCGGACTCGGAGGTCCCGGAACTGACCGCCGAAGCCGAGGAGATCGAGGGCGAGATCGCCGACCTCGAGGACCGCATGGACGCCCTCGACGCCCGCCGCAACGAGTACGAACTCGAGAAGGGCTACGCCGAGGACGCCATCGACGACCTCAACGACGAAATCGAGCAGGCCCAGGCGACGAAGGCCGACCAGCAGGACGAGATCGCCGAGTTCGAAGACCAGATCGAGGAGCACGAGGCCGAACTCGAGGAGACCCGCAAGGAGATCCTCGCGCTCGAAGAGGAGCTTTCCGACCTCAAGGAGGATCGTACGGAGCTTCGCGACACGCTCCAGGAGGCCGTCGACGCTCGCGACGAACTGAAATCCGAACTCCAGGCCGCGCGCACGGAACTCGACGAACAACGCGAGCGTGCGAGCACCCTCGACGCGGAGATCGAGGAACTGGAGGCCGAGGTCGACGCGTACGACCCCGAAGACGTCCCAGACCACGACGAAGTCCGGCGTCGGATCGGCGAACTCGAATCCGAGATGGCGAGCCTCGAACCGGTGAACATGAAGGCGATCGAGGACTACGACGCCGTCGAGGCCGACCTCGAGGACCTCCAGGAGCGCAAAGACACGCTCGTCGAGGAACGCGAAGGCATCACCGACCGCATCGAGTCCTACGAGAGCCAGAAGAAGGACGCGTTCATGGAAGCATTCGAGGCCATCGACGGGCACTTCCAGCGCATCTTCGAGCGCCTCTCGAACGGGACTGGGGAACTCGTCCTCGAAGACGAGGAGGACCCCTTCGAGGGCGGCATGACGATGAAGGCCGAGCCCGCGGACAAGCCGGTCGCGCGCCTCGAGGCGATGAGCGGCGGCGAGAAGTCCCTCACCGCGCTCTCCTTCATCTTCGCGATCCAGCGGTTCGACCCCGCGCCGTTCTACGCACTCGACGAGATCGACGCCTTCCTCGACGCCGCCAACGCCGAGCGCGTCGGCGAGATGGTCGACGAACTCGCCGGCGACGCGCAGTTCGTCGTCGTCTCCCACCGCTCCGCGATGCTCGAGCGCTCCGAGCGCGCTATCGGGGTGACGATGCAGGACGACAACGTGAGCGCAGTGACGGGCATCGACCTCGCGAACGAGGGGGTGCCCGCCGATGACTGA